A stretch of the Apteryx mantelli isolate bAptMan1 chromosome 3, bAptMan1.hap1, whole genome shotgun sequence genome encodes the following:
- the VNN3 gene encoding pantetheinase: MDKNIDILEAAIKAAAKQGAHIIVTPEDGIYGWIFARETIYPYLEDIPDPKVDWIPCTDPERFAPSPVQKRLSCLARNNSIYVVANMGDKKPCNSSDPRCPSDGHCQYNTNVVFDSEGKLVARYHKYNLFVTEKQFNYPNEPEFVTFNTSFRYFGIFSCADILFHDPAVVLASRFQVDSILFPTAWGHTLPLLSAVQFHSAWAMGMSVNFLSANTCNSSLAMTGNGVVFMPQMVHYNTETENGHLLVTELSSHPRLSPTYPAAVNWKLYASSIKQLPSNDHHFSGVVYHDLFSFTELAEPEGNLAICQKDLCCHLNYKMAEKQKDDIYVLGAFDGLHIVEGEYYLQICTLLKCKSTDLKSCGQPVETAQTKFDMFSLSGMFGTNYIFPEVLYSGVHLAPGEFEMLTDGRLISQTRTSRPVLSVTLFGR; encoded by the exons ATGGACAAAAATATAGATATTTTGGAAGCAGCCATCAAAGCAGCAGCCAAACAG GGTGCTCATATCATTGTGACTCCAGAGGATGGCATTTATGGCTGGATTTTCGCAAGGGAAACAATATACCCTTATCTTGAGGATATCCCAGACCCAAAGGTGGACTGGATTCCATGTACTGATCCTGAAAG ATTTGCTCCTTCACCAGTGCAGAAGAGGCTGAGCTGCCTGGCAAGGAATAACTCTATCTATGTGGTTGCAAATATGGGAGACAAGAAGCCTTGTAATTCCAGTGATCCAAGATGCCCAAGTGATGGTCACTGTCAATACAATACCAATGTTGTCTTTGATTCAGAAGGGAAATTGGTGGCTCGTTATCACAAA TACAACCTTTTTGTGACAGAGAAACAGTTTAATTATCCCAACGAGCCGGAATTTGTGACTTTCAATACATCCTTCAGATACTTTGGCATTTTCTCTTGCGCAGACATACTCTTTCATGACCCTGCTGTGGTGTTGGCAAGCAGATTTCAGGTCGACAGCATACTATTCCCAACAGCTTGGGGTCATACTCTCCCACTTTTGTCAGCTGTCCAGTTCCACTCAGCGTGGGCTATGGGAATGAGTGTCaactttctttcagcaaatacaTGCAACTCCAGTTTGGCTATGACAGGTAAT gGAGTGGTATTTATGCCCCAGATGGTCCATTATAATACAGAAACGGAAAATGGTCACCTCTTGGTGACAGAACTGAGTTCACACCCACGTCTGTCTCCCACCTATCCTGCTGCTGTTAACTGGAAATTGTATGCCAGCAGCATCAAACAGCTTCCATCAAATGACCACCATTTCAGTGGAGTTGTTTACCATGATCTCTTCTCCTTCACCGAACTCGCTGAACCTGAGGGAAATCTTGCCATTTGCCAGAAGGACCTCTGTTGCCATTTAAATTACAAGATGGCAGAGAAACAAAAAGATGACATTTATGTTCTAGGTGCCTTTGATGGGCTACATATTGTTGAAGGAGAGTATTATTTGCAG ATATGCACGCTGCTGAAGTGTAAAAGCACAGACCTGAAAAGCTGTGGGCAGCCCGTAGAGACTGCTCAGACCAAATTTGACATGTTCTCCCTGAGCGGCATGTTTGGCACTAACTACATCTTTCCAGAAGTCCTGTACAGTGGGGTTCACCTGGCCCCTGGGGAATTTGAG ATGTTAACTGATGGACGTCTGATAAGCCAGACTCGTACATCTAGGCCAGTTTTGAGTGTAACCCTCTTTGGGAGGTGA